One genomic segment of Tripterygium wilfordii isolate XIE 37 chromosome 9, ASM1340144v1, whole genome shotgun sequence includes these proteins:
- the LOC120005812 gene encoding EG45-like domain containing protein yields MATHSQRYLRGSFLHLLLLSVTFSCSYADVGTAAQYNPPYLPTACFGSEESQFPTNDLFAAAGEGIWDNGASCGRQYLVRCISASNPTTCFPEQTIQIRIVDRAETASSRPTRAGATIVLSNAAYSAIADPSAATVNIEFQQV; encoded by the exons ATGGCTACGCATAGTCAGCGATACTTACGAGGTTCCTTCCTCCACCTCCTATTATTATCAGTAACCTTCTCCTGCTCATACGCCGACGTGGGAACCGCAGCCCAGTACAATCCTCCATATTTAC CAACTGCTTGTTTTGGAAGCGAAGAATCGCAATTTCCAACGAACGATTTATTCGCAGCGGCCGGGGAGGGGATTTGGGACAACGGTGCATCTTGTGGAAGGCAATATTTGGTGAGGTGCATCAGTGCATCAAATCCTACAACTTGTTTTCCAGAACAGACCATTCAAATCCGGATTGTGGATCGTGCAGAAACGGCGTCGTCTAGGCCGACGAGGGCCGGCGCCACAATTGTCCTGTCCAATGCTGCTTATAGTGCAATAGCTGATCCTTCAGCGGCTACAGTTAACATTGAATTCCAACA GGTATGA
- the LOC120005811 gene encoding carbon catabolite repressor protein 4 homolog 6 isoform X1, which produces MKRASPPFQFLAAAATDSRTFAAHAVAATTMSSRPLISFWVTKSISFCLQYRGGRTPWRRNFSDRSGTGDRGQFVTGDSHFQSVRDTNLGIRQGGFSNQNGFRPQRLNPRAPPYNQNQQFRHPPPFNHNQHQQFRQPPPSDQNQQFRPPQQFRPRPPRPLDYRGWEYAKTLPPPDSERFVVLSYNILADYLAINHRSKLYFHVPHYILDWQWRKNRLIFELGLWSADIMCFQEVDRFQDLDEELKLRGYSGIWKMRTGDPIDGCAIFWRTSRFKLLHEESIEFNKLGLRDNVAQICVLELGKQLMSPNCNKSRDASPTRSTTSKKVVICNIHVLYNPKRGEIKLGQVRMLLDRAHAVSKIWDDAPVVLCGDFNCTPKSPLYNFISEQKLELSELDRDKVSGQASAEIRAPRADNPHGRIHSANSSIEAVSMVNKEDGDKLSDSISEKEKQNDPANSVGSLPCIDKLSSLQMSNPVSDESCTMQCGKDDQASFTEVTKETQNVIYRSVGGTGTHILAAVDGSRESSIAFRHKDGFAFDSVNDEIHEINTPAASGLEHCSQSLSFVDEKGSSPVPDEVNVSSVSANFDSEVDEKLEKLSLNELDEVTEEGKEILKDDSACLSALHNTEDGFPPDLGPIKGFAFSPDSSQLYAPDDEVQDGYSPGLDSEIVDVGTYNCNSPQLHAPGDEVLDGYSPGLDSKIVDVEKYNYDPSLWTPMELATASGNVDCTFLEHCLKLKSTYTEVEDCSGTRDQNGEPLVTSYNRRFFGTVDYIWRSEGLQTVMVLAPIPTHAMQWTPGFPTKKWGSDHVALASELAFTKDKTDQNMEVC; this is translated from the exons CGGACTCCATGGAGAAGAAACTTTTCGGACCGTTCCGGAACTGGCGATAGGGGACAGTTCGTGACCGGGGACTCTCACTTCCAGTCAGTACGAGACACCAACTTAGGGATACGGCAAGGTGGCTTCTCGAACCAAAACGGATTTCGGCCTCAAAGATTGAATCCCAGGGCTCCGCCCTACAATCAGAACCAGCAGTTCCGGCATCCTCCTCCGTTCAATCATAATCAACATCAACAGTTTCGGCAACCCCCACCGTCTGATCAAAATCAACAGTTCCGCCCGCCACAGCAATTTCGGCCTCGACCACCAAGGCCACTGGATTATCGTGGCTGGGAGTATGCTAAAACGCTGCCCCCTCCTGACTCCG AGCGGTTTGTGGTTCTCTCGTATAACATCCTGGCTGACTATCTTGCTATTAACCACCGGAGCAAACTCTATTTTCATGTGCCCCACTATATATTGGATTGGCAGTGGAGAAAAAATCGCTTAATTTTCGAGCTTGGATTATGGTCAGCTGATATAATGTGCTTTCAG GAGGTTGATAGATTTCAGGACTTAGATGAGGAGTTGAAGCTCAGGGGATACAGTGGCATCTGGAAG ATGCGAACTGGTGATCCAATTGATGGCTGTGCAATATTTTGGCGCACATCAAG ATTTAAGTTGCTTCATGAAGAATCCATTGAGTTCAATAAGCTTGGACTTCGGGATAATGTTGCTCAGATATGCGTGCTAGAG cttggTAAACAGTTGATGAGTCCAAATTGCAACAAGAGTAGAGACGCTTCACCAACACG CTCAACAACTTCTAAAAAAGTCGTCATATGTAACATTCATGTCCTCTACAATCCTAAAAGGGGAGAAATTAAGCTTGGACAG GTTAGGATGCTTCTGGATAGGGCTCATGCTGTTTCGAAAATCTGGGATGATGCTCCAGTTGTTCTTTGCGGTGATTTTAATTGCACTCCTAAG AGTCCACTATACAACTTTATCTCTGAACAGAAG TTAGAGTTGTCTGAACTGGACAGAGATAAGGTATCAGGACAAGCTTCTGCCGAAATTCGTGCACCAAGAGCTGATAATCCTCATGGAAG GATTCACTCTGCCAATAGTTCAATTGAAGCTGTGTCTATGGTCAATAAGGAGGATGGTGACAAGCTGAGTGATTCTATTTcagagaaagagaaacaaaatgatCCAGCGAATAGTGTGGGAAGTCTTccttgcatagacaagttatctAGTCTTCAGATGAGTAACCCTGTGTCTGATGAATCTTGCACCATGCAATGTGGAAAAGATGACCAAGCATCATTTACTGAAGTAACAAAGGAAACTCAGAATGTAATATATCGCAGCGTGGGTGGTACTGGAACACATATTCTGGCTGCAGTTGATGGCTCCAGGGAAAGTTCAATTGCTTTTCGTCATAAAGATGGATTTGCTTTTGATTCAGTTAATGATGAGATTCATGAAATAAACACACCAGCAGCTTCTGGTCTGGAACATTGTTCACAATCCCTttcatttgttgatgagaaggGTAGCTCTCCAGTCCCAGATGAAGTGAATGTCTCAAGTGTATCTGCTAATTTTGACTCTGAAGTAGATGAGAAACTGGAGAAGTTATCTCTTAATGAGTTAGACGAAGTCACAGAAGAGGGCAAAGAAATCCTCAAAGACGATAGTGCATGTCTCTCCGCACTACACAATACTGAAGATGGCTTTCCACCTGACTTGGGTCCCATCAAAGGATTTGCTTTCAGTCCTGACAGCTCTCAGTTGTATGCACCTGATGATGAAGTTCAGGATGGATATTCTCCCGGCTTGGACTCAGAGATTGTTGATGTGGGGACATATAATTGTAATAGCCCTCAGTTGCATGCACCTGGTGATGAAGTTCTGGATGGGTATTCTCCTGGCTTGGACTCGAAGATTGTTGATGTGGAGAAATATAATTATGATCCCTCATTATGGACTCCAATGGAATTAGCAACTGCTTCAGGCAATGTGGACTGCACTTTTCTGGAACATTGTCTAAAGCTTAAAAGCACGTATACAGAAGTCGAG GATTGTTCAGGGACAAGAGACCAAAATGGAGAGCCCCTAGTGACCAGTTACAATAGGCGTTTCTTTGGCACAGTTGATTATATATG GCGTTCCGAAGGTCTGCAGACTGTTATGGTGCTTGCTCCAATACCAACACATGCTATGCAGTGGACGCCAGGATTCCCAACAAAG AAATGGGGTAGTGATCATGTTGCTTTGGCTTCTGAATTGGCATTTACGAAAGACAAGACTGATCAAAACATGGAGGTCTGCTAG
- the LOC120005811 gene encoding carbon catabolite repressor protein 4 homolog 6 isoform X3, which yields MKRASPPFQFLAAAATDSRTFAAHAVAATTMSSRPLYRGGRTPWRRNFSDRSGTGDRGQFVTGDSHFQSVRDTNLGIRQGGFSNQNGFRPQRLNPRAPPYNQNQQFRHPPPFNHNQHQQFRQPPPSDQNQQFRPPQQFRPRPPRPLDYRGWEYAKTLPPPDSERFVVLSYNILADYLAINHRSKLYFHVPHYILDWQWRKNRLIFELGLWSADIMCFQEVDRFQDLDEELKLRGYSGIWKMRTGDPIDGCAIFWRTSRFKLLHEESIEFNKLGLRDNVAQICVLELGKQLMSPNCNKSRDASPTRSTTSKKVVICNIHVLYNPKRGEIKLGQVRMLLDRAHAVSKIWDDAPVVLCGDFNCTPKSPLYNFISEQKLELSELDRDKVSGQASAEIRAPRADNPHGRIHSANSSIEAVSMVNKEDGDKLSDSISEKEKQNDPANSVGSLPCIDKLSSLQMSNPVSDESCTMQCGKDDQASFTEVTKETQNVIYRSVGGTGTHILAAVDGSRESSIAFRHKDGFAFDSVNDEIHEINTPAASGLEHCSQSLSFVDEKGSSPVPDEVNVSSVSANFDSEVDEKLEKLSLNELDEVTEEGKEILKDDSACLSALHNTEDGFPPDLGPIKGFAFSPDSSQLYAPDDEVQDGYSPGLDSEIVDVGTYNCNSPQLHAPGDEVLDGYSPGLDSKIVDVEKYNYDPSLWTPMELATASGNVDCTFLEHCLKLKSTYTEVEDCSGTRDQNGEPLVTSYNRRFFGTVDYIWRSEGLQTVMVLAPIPTHAMQWTPGFPTKKWGSDHVALASELAFTKDKTDQNMEVC from the exons CGGACTCCATGGAGAAGAAACTTTTCGGACCGTTCCGGAACTGGCGATAGGGGACAGTTCGTGACCGGGGACTCTCACTTCCAGTCAGTACGAGACACCAACTTAGGGATACGGCAAGGTGGCTTCTCGAACCAAAACGGATTTCGGCCTCAAAGATTGAATCCCAGGGCTCCGCCCTACAATCAGAACCAGCAGTTCCGGCATCCTCCTCCGTTCAATCATAATCAACATCAACAGTTTCGGCAACCCCCACCGTCTGATCAAAATCAACAGTTCCGCCCGCCACAGCAATTTCGGCCTCGACCACCAAGGCCACTGGATTATCGTGGCTGGGAGTATGCTAAAACGCTGCCCCCTCCTGACTCCG AGCGGTTTGTGGTTCTCTCGTATAACATCCTGGCTGACTATCTTGCTATTAACCACCGGAGCAAACTCTATTTTCATGTGCCCCACTATATATTGGATTGGCAGTGGAGAAAAAATCGCTTAATTTTCGAGCTTGGATTATGGTCAGCTGATATAATGTGCTTTCAG GAGGTTGATAGATTTCAGGACTTAGATGAGGAGTTGAAGCTCAGGGGATACAGTGGCATCTGGAAG ATGCGAACTGGTGATCCAATTGATGGCTGTGCAATATTTTGGCGCACATCAAG ATTTAAGTTGCTTCATGAAGAATCCATTGAGTTCAATAAGCTTGGACTTCGGGATAATGTTGCTCAGATATGCGTGCTAGAG cttggTAAACAGTTGATGAGTCCAAATTGCAACAAGAGTAGAGACGCTTCACCAACACG CTCAACAACTTCTAAAAAAGTCGTCATATGTAACATTCATGTCCTCTACAATCCTAAAAGGGGAGAAATTAAGCTTGGACAG GTTAGGATGCTTCTGGATAGGGCTCATGCTGTTTCGAAAATCTGGGATGATGCTCCAGTTGTTCTTTGCGGTGATTTTAATTGCACTCCTAAG AGTCCACTATACAACTTTATCTCTGAACAGAAG TTAGAGTTGTCTGAACTGGACAGAGATAAGGTATCAGGACAAGCTTCTGCCGAAATTCGTGCACCAAGAGCTGATAATCCTCATGGAAG GATTCACTCTGCCAATAGTTCAATTGAAGCTGTGTCTATGGTCAATAAGGAGGATGGTGACAAGCTGAGTGATTCTATTTcagagaaagagaaacaaaatgatCCAGCGAATAGTGTGGGAAGTCTTccttgcatagacaagttatctAGTCTTCAGATGAGTAACCCTGTGTCTGATGAATCTTGCACCATGCAATGTGGAAAAGATGACCAAGCATCATTTACTGAAGTAACAAAGGAAACTCAGAATGTAATATATCGCAGCGTGGGTGGTACTGGAACACATATTCTGGCTGCAGTTGATGGCTCCAGGGAAAGTTCAATTGCTTTTCGTCATAAAGATGGATTTGCTTTTGATTCAGTTAATGATGAGATTCATGAAATAAACACACCAGCAGCTTCTGGTCTGGAACATTGTTCACAATCCCTttcatttgttgatgagaaggGTAGCTCTCCAGTCCCAGATGAAGTGAATGTCTCAAGTGTATCTGCTAATTTTGACTCTGAAGTAGATGAGAAACTGGAGAAGTTATCTCTTAATGAGTTAGACGAAGTCACAGAAGAGGGCAAAGAAATCCTCAAAGACGATAGTGCATGTCTCTCCGCACTACACAATACTGAAGATGGCTTTCCACCTGACTTGGGTCCCATCAAAGGATTTGCTTTCAGTCCTGACAGCTCTCAGTTGTATGCACCTGATGATGAAGTTCAGGATGGATATTCTCCCGGCTTGGACTCAGAGATTGTTGATGTGGGGACATATAATTGTAATAGCCCTCAGTTGCATGCACCTGGTGATGAAGTTCTGGATGGGTATTCTCCTGGCTTGGACTCGAAGATTGTTGATGTGGAGAAATATAATTATGATCCCTCATTATGGACTCCAATGGAATTAGCAACTGCTTCAGGCAATGTGGACTGCACTTTTCTGGAACATTGTCTAAAGCTTAAAAGCACGTATACAGAAGTCGAG GATTGTTCAGGGACAAGAGACCAAAATGGAGAGCCCCTAGTGACCAGTTACAATAGGCGTTTCTTTGGCACAGTTGATTATATATG GCGTTCCGAAGGTCTGCAGACTGTTATGGTGCTTGCTCCAATACCAACACATGCTATGCAGTGGACGCCAGGATTCCCAACAAAG AAATGGGGTAGTGATCATGTTGCTTTGGCTTCTGAATTGGCATTTACGAAAGACAAGACTGATCAAAACATGGAGGTCTGCTAG
- the LOC120005811 gene encoding carbon catabolite repressor protein 4 homolog 6 isoform X2, which yields MKRASPPFQFLAAAATDSRTFAAHAVAATTMSSRPLISFWVTKSISFCLQYRGGRTPWRRNFSDRSGTGDRGQFVTGDSHFQSVRDTNLGIRQGGFSNQNGFRPQRLNPRAPPYNQNQQFRHPPPFNHNQHQQFRQPPPSDQNQQFRPPQQFRPRPPRPLDYRGWEYAKTLPPPDSERFVVLSYNILADYLAINHRSKLYFHVPHYILDWQWRKNRLIFELGLWSADIMCFQEVDRFQDLDEELKLRGYSGIWKMRTGDPIDGCAIFWRTSRFKLLHEESIEFNKLGLRDNVAQICVLELMSPNCNKSRDASPTRSTTSKKVVICNIHVLYNPKRGEIKLGQVRMLLDRAHAVSKIWDDAPVVLCGDFNCTPKSPLYNFISEQKLELSELDRDKVSGQASAEIRAPRADNPHGRIHSANSSIEAVSMVNKEDGDKLSDSISEKEKQNDPANSVGSLPCIDKLSSLQMSNPVSDESCTMQCGKDDQASFTEVTKETQNVIYRSVGGTGTHILAAVDGSRESSIAFRHKDGFAFDSVNDEIHEINTPAASGLEHCSQSLSFVDEKGSSPVPDEVNVSSVSANFDSEVDEKLEKLSLNELDEVTEEGKEILKDDSACLSALHNTEDGFPPDLGPIKGFAFSPDSSQLYAPDDEVQDGYSPGLDSEIVDVGTYNCNSPQLHAPGDEVLDGYSPGLDSKIVDVEKYNYDPSLWTPMELATASGNVDCTFLEHCLKLKSTYTEVEDCSGTRDQNGEPLVTSYNRRFFGTVDYIWRSEGLQTVMVLAPIPTHAMQWTPGFPTKKWGSDHVALASELAFTKDKTDQNMEVC from the exons CGGACTCCATGGAGAAGAAACTTTTCGGACCGTTCCGGAACTGGCGATAGGGGACAGTTCGTGACCGGGGACTCTCACTTCCAGTCAGTACGAGACACCAACTTAGGGATACGGCAAGGTGGCTTCTCGAACCAAAACGGATTTCGGCCTCAAAGATTGAATCCCAGGGCTCCGCCCTACAATCAGAACCAGCAGTTCCGGCATCCTCCTCCGTTCAATCATAATCAACATCAACAGTTTCGGCAACCCCCACCGTCTGATCAAAATCAACAGTTCCGCCCGCCACAGCAATTTCGGCCTCGACCACCAAGGCCACTGGATTATCGTGGCTGGGAGTATGCTAAAACGCTGCCCCCTCCTGACTCCG AGCGGTTTGTGGTTCTCTCGTATAACATCCTGGCTGACTATCTTGCTATTAACCACCGGAGCAAACTCTATTTTCATGTGCCCCACTATATATTGGATTGGCAGTGGAGAAAAAATCGCTTAATTTTCGAGCTTGGATTATGGTCAGCTGATATAATGTGCTTTCAG GAGGTTGATAGATTTCAGGACTTAGATGAGGAGTTGAAGCTCAGGGGATACAGTGGCATCTGGAAG ATGCGAACTGGTGATCCAATTGATGGCTGTGCAATATTTTGGCGCACATCAAG ATTTAAGTTGCTTCATGAAGAATCCATTGAGTTCAATAAGCTTGGACTTCGGGATAATGTTGCTCAGATATGCGTGCTAGAG TTGATGAGTCCAAATTGCAACAAGAGTAGAGACGCTTCACCAACACG CTCAACAACTTCTAAAAAAGTCGTCATATGTAACATTCATGTCCTCTACAATCCTAAAAGGGGAGAAATTAAGCTTGGACAG GTTAGGATGCTTCTGGATAGGGCTCATGCTGTTTCGAAAATCTGGGATGATGCTCCAGTTGTTCTTTGCGGTGATTTTAATTGCACTCCTAAG AGTCCACTATACAACTTTATCTCTGAACAGAAG TTAGAGTTGTCTGAACTGGACAGAGATAAGGTATCAGGACAAGCTTCTGCCGAAATTCGTGCACCAAGAGCTGATAATCCTCATGGAAG GATTCACTCTGCCAATAGTTCAATTGAAGCTGTGTCTATGGTCAATAAGGAGGATGGTGACAAGCTGAGTGATTCTATTTcagagaaagagaaacaaaatgatCCAGCGAATAGTGTGGGAAGTCTTccttgcatagacaagttatctAGTCTTCAGATGAGTAACCCTGTGTCTGATGAATCTTGCACCATGCAATGTGGAAAAGATGACCAAGCATCATTTACTGAAGTAACAAAGGAAACTCAGAATGTAATATATCGCAGCGTGGGTGGTACTGGAACACATATTCTGGCTGCAGTTGATGGCTCCAGGGAAAGTTCAATTGCTTTTCGTCATAAAGATGGATTTGCTTTTGATTCAGTTAATGATGAGATTCATGAAATAAACACACCAGCAGCTTCTGGTCTGGAACATTGTTCACAATCCCTttcatttgttgatgagaaggGTAGCTCTCCAGTCCCAGATGAAGTGAATGTCTCAAGTGTATCTGCTAATTTTGACTCTGAAGTAGATGAGAAACTGGAGAAGTTATCTCTTAATGAGTTAGACGAAGTCACAGAAGAGGGCAAAGAAATCCTCAAAGACGATAGTGCATGTCTCTCCGCACTACACAATACTGAAGATGGCTTTCCACCTGACTTGGGTCCCATCAAAGGATTTGCTTTCAGTCCTGACAGCTCTCAGTTGTATGCACCTGATGATGAAGTTCAGGATGGATATTCTCCCGGCTTGGACTCAGAGATTGTTGATGTGGGGACATATAATTGTAATAGCCCTCAGTTGCATGCACCTGGTGATGAAGTTCTGGATGGGTATTCTCCTGGCTTGGACTCGAAGATTGTTGATGTGGAGAAATATAATTATGATCCCTCATTATGGACTCCAATGGAATTAGCAACTGCTTCAGGCAATGTGGACTGCACTTTTCTGGAACATTGTCTAAAGCTTAAAAGCACGTATACAGAAGTCGAG GATTGTTCAGGGACAAGAGACCAAAATGGAGAGCCCCTAGTGACCAGTTACAATAGGCGTTTCTTTGGCACAGTTGATTATATATG GCGTTCCGAAGGTCTGCAGACTGTTATGGTGCTTGCTCCAATACCAACACATGCTATGCAGTGGACGCCAGGATTCCCAACAAAG AAATGGGGTAGTGATCATGTTGCTTTGGCTTCTGAATTGGCATTTACGAAAGACAAGACTGATCAAAACATGGAGGTCTGCTAG